A single Thermococcus celericrescens DNA region contains:
- a CDS encoding 50S ribosomal protein L5: MQINREAILADWEAHPMRKPRIAKLTINIGVGESGERLTKAETMLEQLVGQKPIRRRAKQTNKDFGIRRGEPIAVKVTLRGKKAEEMLNRLLEAVDRKLKASNFDEHGNFCFGIQEHINIPGVEYDPEIGIFGMDVCVTLDRPGYRVAKRKRQRKKLPTKHKLTKEEGIVFAMEEFKVTVEGL; encoded by the coding sequence ATGCAGATCAACAGAGAGGCTATCCTAGCGGACTGGGAAGCTCACCCGATGAGGAAGCCCAGGATCGCTAAGCTTACCATCAACATTGGAGTTGGCGAGAGCGGTGAGAGGCTCACCAAGGCTGAGACGATGCTGGAGCAGCTCGTCGGCCAGAAGCCCATAAGGAGAAGGGCCAAGCAGACCAACAAGGACTTCGGAATCAGGCGCGGAGAGCCGATAGCGGTGAAGGTCACCCTCCGCGGCAAGAAGGCCGAGGAGATGCTGAACAGGCTCCTCGAGGCCGTTGACAGGAAGCTCAAGGCGAGCAACTTCGACGAGCACGGAAACTTCTGCTTTGGAATACAGGAGCACATCAACATACCGGGCGTTGAGTACGACCCGGAGATAGGCATCTTCGGTATGGACGTCTGCGTTACCCTCGACAGGCCAGGATACAGGGTTGCCAAGAGGAAGAGGCAGAGGAAGAAGCTCCCGACCAAGCACAAGCTGACCAAGGAGGAGGGTATCGTCTTCGCTATGGAGGAGTTTAAGGTAACCGTGGAGGGATTGTGA
- a CDS encoding 30S ribosomal protein S14, with product MAKADYNKRKPRKFGKGARRCMRCGQYGPIIRIHGLMLCRHCFREIAPKLGFKKYE from the coding sequence ATGGCGAAGGCTGACTACAACAAGAGGAAGCCCAGGAAGTTTGGGAAGGGTGCGAGAAGGTGCATGCGCTGCGGCCAGTACGGCCCGATAATCAGGATCCACGGCCTTATGCTCTGCAGGCACTGCTTTAGAGAGATAGCCCCTAAGCTGGGCTTTAAGAAGTACGAGTGA
- a CDS encoding 30S ribosomal protein S8, giving the protein MTLLDPLANALSHITNSERVGKEEVYLKPASKLMGEVLRVMQENGYIGEFEFIDDGRAGIYRVQLIGKINKAGAIKPRFPVKAREYEAWEKRFLPAFEFGILIVSTSQGVMTHKEAIEKGIGGRLIAYVY; this is encoded by the coding sequence ATGACGTTGCTTGATCCGCTGGCGAACGCTCTCTCCCACATAACCAACAGCGAGAGGGTCGGTAAGGAGGAGGTTTACCTCAAGCCGGCTTCCAAACTCATGGGAGAAGTCCTCAGGGTTATGCAGGAGAACGGCTACATAGGCGAGTTCGAGTTCATCGACGACGGAAGGGCCGGCATCTACAGGGTGCAGCTCATAGGTAAGATCAACAAGGCTGGAGCGATAAAGCCGAGGTTCCCGGTCAAGGCCAGGGAGTACGAGGCCTGGGAGAAGAGGTTCCTTCCGGCCTTCGAGTTCGGTATCCTCATCGTCTCGACCTCCCAGGGCGTCATGACCCACAAAGAGGCCATCGAGAAGGGAATCGGCGGAAGGCTGATAGCCTACGTCTACTGA
- a CDS encoding 50S ribosomal protein L6, with protein sequence MPIDAWVREEVEIPEGVEVAVEGNTVKVKGPKGELERELKYPGVQIFTEDGKVVVFKEFPRKRDIAIARTFKAHIANMLRGVTEGFTYKLKIVYSHFPMTVKVQGDEVVIENFLGEKNPRRARILPGVTVRVSGQEVIVEGIDREAVGQTAANIEQATKITKWDRRVFQDGIYIVEKAGKPIKF encoded by the coding sequence ATGCCGATAGACGCGTGGGTAAGGGAAGAGGTTGAGATTCCAGAGGGCGTTGAAGTCGCCGTTGAGGGGAACACCGTCAAGGTCAAGGGTCCCAAGGGCGAGCTCGAGAGGGAGCTCAAGTATCCGGGCGTTCAGATATTCACCGAGGACGGCAAGGTCGTCGTATTCAAGGAGTTCCCGAGGAAGAGGGACATAGCCATAGCCAGGACCTTCAAGGCCCACATAGCGAACATGCTCAGGGGAGTCACCGAGGGCTTCACCTACAAGCTCAAGATCGTTTACAGCCACTTCCCGATGACCGTCAAGGTTCAGGGCGACGAGGTCGTCATCGAGAACTTCCTCGGTGAGAAGAACCCGAGGAGGGCAAGGATCCTTCCGGGAGTCACCGTCAGGGTCTCCGGCCAGGAGGTCATCGTCGAGGGCATAGACAGGGAAGCGGTTGGCCAGACCGCGGCCAACATCGAGCAGGCTACCAAGATAACCAAGTGGGACAGGCGTGTCTTCCAGGATGGTATCTACATCGTTGAGAAGGCTGGTAAGCCGATAAAGTTCTGA
- a CDS encoding 50S ribosomal protein L32e, with product MNEKARLLRIRARIKRKKPRFLRQEWWRFPKFRNDPKWRRPKGIDSKMRLKKKGKARSPSIGWSSPKAVRGLHPSGYEEVLVHNVRELEAIDPTRQAARIARTVGARKREAIIARARELGVKVLNP from the coding sequence ATGAACGAGAAGGCGAGACTCCTTAGGATAAGGGCCAGGATCAAGAGGAAGAAGCCCCGCTTCCTCCGCCAGGAGTGGTGGAGGTTCCCCAAGTTCAGGAACGACCCCAAGTGGCGCAGGCCGAAGGGAATCGACAGCAAGATGAGGCTCAAGAAGAAGGGTAAGGCCCGCTCACCCAGCATAGGCTGGAGCTCCCCGAAGGCCGTTCGCGGTCTCCACCCGAGCGGCTACGAGGAGGTCCTCGTCCACAACGTCAGGGAGCTTGAGGCCATCGACCCGACCAGGCAGGCTGCAAGGATAGCGAGAACCGTTGGGGCCAGGAAGAGAGAGGCCATAATCGCCAGGGCCAGGGAGCTCGGCGTGAAGGTACTCAACCCGTGA
- a CDS encoding 50S ribosomal protein L19e, protein MLKMQRRIAADLLKCGENRVWIDPERIDDVAAAITREDVRRLINDGVIKKKPVKGQSRARARVYQEARKKGRHRGPGSKKGKKTARMGKKERWMMTIRALRKELRKLKAEGKLDEHTYRRLYIRAKGGQFKNKRQLYLFMQEHDILKE, encoded by the coding sequence ATGCTCAAGATGCAGAGAAGGATTGCCGCTGATTTGTTGAAGTGCGGTGAGAACAGGGTCTGGATCGACCCGGAGAGGATTGACGACGTCGCCGCCGCCATAACCAGGGAGGACGTGAGGAGGCTCATCAACGACGGCGTCATCAAGAAGAAGCCCGTCAAGGGCCAGAGCAGGGCCCGCGCCAGGGTCTACCAGGAGGCCAGGAAGAAGGGCCGCCACAGGGGCCCGGGAAGCAAGAAGGGTAAGAAGACCGCCAGGATGGGTAAGAAGGAGCGCTGGATGATGACCATAAGGGCCCTCAGGAAGGAGCTCAGGAAGCTCAAGGCCGAGGGCAAGCTCGACGAGCACACCTACAGGCGGCTCTACATCAGGGCCAAGGGCGGCCAGTTCAAGAACAAGAGGCAGCTCTACCTGTTCATGCAGGAGCACGACATACTGAAGGAGTGA
- a CDS encoding 50S ribosomal protein L18, with product MAHGPRYRVPFRRRREGKTNYHKRLALLKSGKPRLVVRKTLNHHVAQIVLYDPRGDRTVVSAHTRELMRDFGWKGHGGNTPSAYLLGLLIGYKAKKAGIEEAILDIGLHPPTRGSSIFAVLKGAVDAGLDVPHSEEIYPEDDRINGEHIANYAKALNEEDEAAYRKQFSGYLVKGLEPEKLPEHFEDVKAKIIEKFEGARE from the coding sequence ATGGCACACGGACCGAGGTATAGGGTTCCGTTCAGGAGAAGGAGAGAGGGTAAGACTAACTATCACAAGAGGCTCGCCCTCCTCAAGTCTGGAAAGCCCAGGCTTGTCGTGAGGAAGACCCTCAACCACCACGTCGCTCAGATAGTCCTCTACGACCCGAGGGGTGACAGGACCGTCGTTTCGGCTCACACCAGGGAGCTCATGAGGGACTTCGGCTGGAAGGGCCACGGCGGCAACACGCCTTCCGCTTACCTGCTCGGTCTCCTCATCGGCTACAAGGCCAAGAAGGCCGGCATCGAGGAGGCTATCCTTGACATAGGCCTCCACCCGCCGACCAGGGGTTCGAGCATCTTCGCCGTCCTCAAGGGAGCTGTTGATGCGGGCCTGGACGTTCCGCACAGCGAGGAAATCTACCCCGAGGACGACAGGATAAACGGCGAGCACATAGCCAACTACGCCAAGGCCCTTAATGAGGAGGACGAGGCAGCGTACAGGAAGCAGTTCAGCGGCTACCTCGTCAAGGGCCTCGAGCCCGAGAAGCTCCCCGAGCACTTTGAGGATGTTAAGGCTAAGATAATCGAGAAGTTTGAGGGGGCGAGAGAATGA